The following proteins are co-located in the Pyricularia oryzae 70-15 chromosome 1, whole genome shotgun sequence genome:
- a CDS encoding 37S ribosomal protein S5, with protein MSAARPAARSLLSRRCLGGAPNAAVPSSVLAATQVQQPPTCRRQFHASAPVEVRRRPRFSNVHAKAMGLVTEEDVSKVTNETFPELTKEELAAMEKIYTPEQLEALKAGEKAVDPRDLTVQGRVRIDPYRLGYLSDLSKIDPVVDKRVKKEAPPNTRARFMTGPEFVLDFYSWMKSFLPKNINLEKDLKNMSEDELNELLDKYTPSHTDLFNFMVNRSSMTDGGQLSNTAVAPALMSKVPGVAGLYKRQVDPADEGLDDEGKYQHAKKQTGLSVQDILGLRHKILVQRFVTNQTRLGKVQSWHIMTIVGNGNGRIGLGEAKSVDGQIAMHKARLMAIKNMVPIRRYEDRTIYGKVKVKIAGTVVEMAARPPGFGLRISHRLFEICRLAGIKDLSASIPRSRNPMNTVKAAMKALQSQPDPEAIAIGRGKKLVDVRKVYYGGHVI; from the exons ATGAGCGCGGCACGTCCTGCGGCGAGGAGCCTGCTCTCGCGGCGATGCCTCGGCGGTGCGCCTAACGCCGCCGTGCCCTCAAGTGTACTTGCTGCGACGCAAGTACAACAGCCTCcgacatgccgacgacaatTTCACGCATCAGCCCCGGTAGAGGTCAGGAGGAGGCCGCGCTTCTCCAACGTCCACGCCAAGGCCATGGGTTTGGTGACGGAGGAGGACGTCTCCAAGGTGACGAATGAGACCTTCCCCGAGCTCACAAAAGAAGAGCTGGCCGCTATGGAAAAGATCTACACCCCGGAGCAGCTGGAGGCCTTGAAGGCTGGTGAGAAGGCCGTTGATCCCCGGGACTTGACCGTTCAGGGCCGAGTGCGAATCGACCCTTACCGGCTTGGCTACCTATCCGACTTGTCCAAAATCGATCCCGTCGTTGACAAGCGTGTCAAGAAGGAAGCACCGCCCAACACCAGGGCGCGGTTTATGACAGGGCCCGAGTTCGTGCTGGACTTTTACAGCTGGATGAAATCCTTCCTGCCAAAGAACATCAACCTGGAAAAGGACCTCAAGAACATGTCGGAGGATGAGTTGAACGAGCTGCTGGACAAGTACACCCCGAGCCACACGGATTTGTTCAACTTCATGGTCAACCGCTCTTCCATGACGGACGGCGGCCAGCTCTCCAACACTGCAGTTGCCCCGGCACTGATGAGCAAGGTGCCCGGTGTCGCAGGCTTGTATAAACGCCAGGTTGACCCTGCAGACGAAGGTCTGGACGACGAGGGCAAATACCAGCACGCCAAGAAGCAAACGGGACTGTCGGTTCAGGATATATTAGGTCTCAGGCACAAGATTCTTGTCCAGCGTTTCGTCACCAACCAGACCCGTCTGGGTAAGGTGCAGAGCTGGCACATCATGACCATCGTCGGCAACGGCAATGGCCGGATTGGATTGGGTGAGGCCAAGTCGGTCGACGGGCAAATTGCCATGCACAAGGCGAGGCTCATGGCTATCAAGAACATGGTGCCCATCCGGAGATACGAGGACCGTACCATCTACGGCAAAGTCAAGGTCAAGATAGCAGGTACCGTCGTCGAGATGGCTGCCCGCCCACCAG GATTTGGTCTGCGTATCTCCCACAGGTTATTCGAAATTTGCCGTTTGGCCGGTATCAAGGACCTCTCTGCAAGCATTCCTCGATCGAGAAACCCCATGAACACCGTCAAGGCTGCTATGAAGGCGCTCCAAAGCCAGCCTGACCCCGAGGCGATCGCCATCGGCAGGGGCAAGAAGCTGGTTGATGTGAGGAAGGTTTACTACGGCGGTCATGTGATCTAA